The following coding sequences lie in one bacterium genomic window:
- a CDS encoding SDR family oxidoreductase, which produces MDLGLTGRTALVTGGSRGFGKAVALRLAAEGVQVALLARGADALAEAAEDVAREGARLHGAGAARVLPLVADVTDDEAVRRAVARVEAELGPPDLLLVNAGGPPAGNFGDLDLAAWESAYRLTVESAVRLCRLVVPGMVERRWGRVVCITSVSVYQPVENLMLSSVLRPAVQALTRTLALETAAAGVTVNAVAPGFHLTSAVERLITRKQEQTGADREEVIRGWTREIPLGRLGEADELAALVAFLMSAPAGYITGQCVVSDGGWVRGTF; this is translated from the coding sequence ATGGACCTCGGACTGACGGGCCGTACGGCCCTGGTGACGGGCGGATCACGGGGTTTCGGCAAGGCGGTCGCGTTGCGCCTGGCGGCCGAGGGTGTCCAGGTGGCACTGCTGGCCCGGGGAGCCGATGCCCTGGCGGAGGCCGCCGAGGACGTGGCGAGGGAGGGGGCACGCCTGCACGGGGCGGGCGCCGCGCGCGTCCTGCCCCTGGTCGCCGATGTGACCGACGACGAGGCCGTGCGCCGGGCGGTGGCCCGCGTGGAGGCCGAACTGGGGCCGCCCGATCTGCTGCTGGTGAACGCGGGCGGGCCGCCGGCGGGCAATTTCGGCGACCTGGACCTGGCAGCCTGGGAATCCGCCTACCGTCTGACGGTCGAGAGCGCCGTGCGCCTGTGCCGCCTGGTGGTGCCGGGCATGGTCGAACGTCGCTGGGGGCGCGTCGTCTGCATCACGTCGGTCAGCGTGTACCAGCCGGTCGAGAACCTCATGCTCTCGAGCGTACTGCGGCCGGCCGTCCAGGCCCTCACCAGGACCCTCGCGCTCGAGACCGCGGCGGCCGGGGTCACCGTCAACGCCGTGGCGCCGGGCTTCCACCTGACGAGCGCCGTCGAGCGCCTGATCACGCGGAAGCAGGAGCAGACCGGGGCCGACCGGGAAGAGGTCATCCGGGGCTGGACGCGTGAGATCCCCCTGGGTCGCCTGGGCGAGGCCGACGAACTGGCCGCGCTGGTCGCCTTCCTGATGTCGGCGCCGGCCGGGTACATCACCGGGCAGTGCGTGGTCAGCGATGGCGGCTGGGTGCGCGGCACCTTCTAG
- a CDS encoding phosphatase PAP2 family protein yields MAVTLRRHLVNLSLRRMNYDRLTVVYLLLSAFYPALKPSVFPAPWANAALHAGLALFVWFVPPLMRASGRTVWRLLGEIYLPLIFPLFYAEMEYLGVIYFPFENSLDPALIRLEEWIFGCQPSVAWSQAWPWPWFHELMEFAYFTYYFLAVAYVGLVMRARSADADFNADPERRWDALRDFVRDLSVTMLICYTFYTLFPAWGPKYFRLGLLEVGGGPFTAIMRHIHENGAILGAAFPSSHVAASLIPWWHTWRRFPRHRWWMTTLFVLLCMSTVYNRYHYVVDVFAGLLLGALVMYAGARLGDTARDRLRWRPRGTRPARPQ; encoded by the coding sequence TTGGCTGTGACCCTGCGGCGGCACCTGGTCAACCTGTCGCTGCGGCGCATGAACTACGACCGCCTGACCGTGGTCTACCTGCTGCTCAGCGCCTTCTATCCCGCCCTGAAGCCGTCGGTCTTTCCCGCGCCCTGGGCCAACGCGGCGCTGCACGCCGGCCTGGCCCTGTTCGTCTGGTTCGTGCCGCCGCTCATGCGCGCCAGCGGCCGCACCGTCTGGCGCCTGCTGGGCGAGATCTACCTGCCGCTGATCTTCCCGCTGTTCTACGCCGAGATGGAATACCTGGGCGTGATCTACTTCCCGTTCGAGAACAGCCTCGACCCGGCGCTGATCCGGCTGGAGGAATGGATCTTCGGTTGCCAGCCGAGCGTGGCCTGGTCGCAGGCCTGGCCCTGGCCGTGGTTCCACGAGCTGATGGAGTTCGCCTACTTCACCTACTATTTCCTGGCCGTGGCCTACGTCGGGCTCGTCATGCGCGCCCGCAGCGCCGATGCCGACTTCAACGCCGATCCCGAGCGCCGCTGGGATGCGCTGCGCGATTTCGTGCGCGACCTGAGCGTGACCATGCTCATCTGCTACACGTTCTACACGCTGTTCCCCGCTTGGGGACCGAAGTACTTCCGCCTCGGGCTCCTCGAGGTGGGCGGCGGCCCGTTCACGGCGATCATGCGCCACATCCACGAGAACGGGGCCATCCTCGGCGCGGCGTTCCCCTCGAGCCACGTGGCGGCTTCGCTGATCCCGTGGTGGCACACATGGCGTCGCTTCCCGCGCCATCGCTGGTGGATGACGACGCTCTTCGTGCTGCTGTGCATGTCGACGGTGTACAACCGCTACCACTACGTCGTGGACGTGTTCGCGGGCCTGCTGCTCGGCGCGCTGGTGATGTATGCCGGGGCGCGGCTCGGCGATACGGCGCGCGACCGCCTGCGCTGGCGCCCCCGCGGGACCCGGCCTGCCCGCCCGCAATAA
- a CDS encoding aminotransferase class I/II-fold pyridoxal phosphate-dependent enzyme: MGLLDKVGKFQVARQLMAADLYNYFRVIESAQENTVRYKGKEIIMLGSNNYLGLTNHPRVKEAARAAIAKYGTGCAGSRFLNGTLDIHIELEEKLAALVGKPKALVFSTGFMVNQGVLSSLVQRNESIIVDRTDHASIIDGARLSFADVRKYRHNDMDNLELVLQNERERNKLIVIDGVFSMEGDIARLPEIVTLAEKYDAVVMVDDAHGIGVLGDHGRGTCNHFGLTDRAHLIMGTFSKSLASVGGFIAADEETIHFIQHQARSLIFSASMPPASVASVSAAVDVMLEETWRHEALWRNNDIMRERLQAAGFNTGPSETPIIPAIVGEDMTAFVLCRRLIDEGVFVNPVVSPAVEQGNALIRLSLMATHTEDEINLAMDKMEKVARELGIIPAR, translated from the coding sequence ATGGGCCTGCTCGACAAGGTCGGGAAGTTCCAGGTGGCCAGACAGCTGATGGCCGCTGACCTGTACAACTACTTCCGCGTGATCGAGTCCGCCCAGGAGAATACCGTCCGGTACAAGGGCAAAGAGATCATCATGCTCGGCTCCAACAACTACCTGGGGCTGACCAACCATCCACGGGTGAAGGAAGCCGCGCGCGCGGCCATCGCCAAGTACGGCACCGGCTGCGCCGGCTCGCGCTTCCTGAACGGCACCCTGGACATCCACATCGAACTGGAAGAGAAGCTGGCGGCGCTGGTGGGCAAGCCCAAGGCGCTCGTTTTCTCGACCGGCTTCATGGTCAACCAGGGCGTGCTGAGTTCGCTGGTGCAGCGCAACGAGTCGATCATCGTCGACCGTACCGACCACGCCTCCATCATCGACGGGGCGCGCCTGTCGTTCGCCGACGTCCGCAAGTACCGGCACAACGACATGGACAACCTCGAGCTCGTCCTGCAGAACGAGCGCGAGCGCAACAAGCTCATCGTCATCGACGGCGTCTTCTCGATGGAGGGCGACATCGCGCGCCTGCCCGAGATCGTCACGCTGGCCGAGAAGTACGACGCCGTGGTGATGGTGGATGACGCCCACGGCATCGGCGTGCTGGGCGACCACGGCCGCGGCACCTGCAACCACTTCGGCCTGACCGACCGCGCGCACCTGATCATGGGGACGTTCTCGAAGTCGCTGGCCTCGGTGGGCGGCTTCATCGCCGCCGACGAGGAAACGATCCACTTCATCCAGCACCAGGCGCGTTCGCTGATCTTCTCGGCCAGCATGCCGCCCGCGTCGGTGGCCTCGGTTTCGGCCGCGGTCGACGTGATGCTCGAGGAGACCTGGCGCCACGAGGCGCTCTGGCGCAACAACGACATCATGCGCGAACGCCTGCAGGCGGCGGGGTTCAATACCGGCCCCAGCGAGACGCCGATCATCCCGGCCATCGTCGGCGAGGACATGACCGCGTTCGTGCTCTGCCGGCGCCTGATCGACGAAGGTGTGTTCGTCAACCCCGTCGTCTCCCCGGCCGTCGAACAGGGCAACGCCCTCATTCGCCTGAGCCTCATGGCCACGCACACCGAGGACGAGATCAACCTGGCCATGGACAAGATGGAAAAGGTGGCACGCGAACTCGGCATCATCCCCGCCCGCTGA
- a CDS encoding zinc ribbon domain-containing protein: MPLYEFTCTKCGKVFEELLSLAELEAGDLECPTCGAREVTRDLSTFATSGGEGGGGCRGGGCGTGGFA; this comes from the coding sequence ATGCCTTTGTACGAGTTCACCTGCACGAAGTGCGGCAAGGTCTTCGAGGAACTGCTGAGCCTGGCGGAGCTGGAGGCCGGCGACCTGGAGTGCCCGACCTGTGGCGCCCGCGAGGTCACCCGCGACCTGTCCACGTTCGCCACCTCCGGGGGCGAGGGCGGGGGCGGCTGCCGCGGCGGCGGCTGCGGTACAGGTGGCTTTGCCTGA
- a CDS encoding NAD-dependent epimerase/dehydratase family protein: MSSGSGAGKLAVLTGATGFLGSHLAEALLDDGWLVRASFRAGSDRSWLDGRRVEWRESDLGNADDCRTLLHGAHTVIHCAGVVSAAGEAAYRRGNVETTAALLKAAAFTLPGDGAFILVSSLAAHGPAGLDHPAVESDPCRPITAYGRSKLAAEELVIGQAWPFRTAAVRPPALSGPRDRGFLPLLHYAYRGWTARLGRRLGGISLVDGRDAAAAVVAVARTPAARGAYFVDDGRCGYDWVALNEALARAVDRPVRTVTVPLGALRLAGRLTGGWKPGRLSVLGPDRLADLDTDGWVCDGSRLVAATGFRAVRDAAMSFSDAVLFYRKAGWL, translated from the coding sequence ATGAGCAGCGGAAGCGGCGCGGGCAAGCTGGCGGTCCTCACGGGCGCCACCGGATTCCTCGGCAGCCACCTGGCCGAGGCGCTGCTCGACGACGGCTGGCTGGTGCGCGCCTCGTTCCGCGCCGGGAGCGACCGCAGCTGGCTGGACGGGCGCCGGGTCGAATGGCGCGAGAGCGACCTCGGCAACGCCGACGATTGCCGCACCCTCCTGCACGGCGCCCACACGGTCATCCACTGCGCGGGCGTGGTCTCGGCCGCCGGCGAGGCGGCCTATCGCCGCGGGAACGTGGAGACCACCGCCGCGCTCCTGAAGGCCGCGGCCTTCACGCTGCCCGGCGACGGCGCCTTCATCCTGGTCTCGAGCCTGGCTGCGCACGGGCCGGCCGGGCTGGACCACCCCGCCGTCGAGAGTGACCCCTGCCGCCCCATCACCGCCTACGGCCGCAGCAAGCTCGCGGCCGAGGAACTGGTCATCGGCCAGGCCTGGCCCTTCCGCACGGCGGCGGTGCGTCCCCCCGCGCTGAGCGGCCCGCGCGACCGCGGCTTCCTGCCGCTGCTGCACTACGCCTACCGCGGCTGGACCGCGCGCCTCGGGCGCAGGCTGGGCGGCATTTCGCTGGTCGACGGGCGCGACGCGGCAGCGGCCGTAGTCGCCGTGGCCCGTACACCGGCAGCGCGCGGCGCCTACTTCGTCGACGATGGCCGCTGCGGCTACGACTGGGTCGCGCTGAACGAGGCGCTGGCCCGTGCCGTCGACCGTCCGGTGCGCACGGTGACCGTGCCGCTGGGTGCGCTGCGCCTGGCCGGCCGCCTGACCGGGGGCTGGAAGCCCGGCCGCCTGTCCGTGCTCGGGCCGGACCGGCTGGCCGACCTGGATACCGATGGCTGGGTCTGCGACGGCAGCCGCCTGGTCGCGGCCACCGGCTTCCGCGCCGTTCGCGATGCGGCGATGAGCTTCAGCGATGCCGTGCTGTTCTACCGCAAGGCCGGTTGGCTGTGA
- a CDS encoding GNAT family N-acetyltransferase: MAVNIVPVGSDRKLLDRFLKLPYDVYGDDPHVVFPLLGEQKKFFDHSVNPFFEHAETELWLAVRDGRTVGRIAACIDATSNAHHQEKVGFFRFYEVFDDAEAAGALLSVAAEWIRARGMDTMRGPGCFTSNHDWYGLQVAGRFDRPMIGMPYNPTYYEKHFTDFGLAGAQDLYAWWMETAGVLPGKMQELIDRVLARPGLVIRPFDMKNFLGEASLVRELYNACWSANWGFIPLSDAEFAYMAKDMKSMVDADFLLVAEMEGKPVGFSLTIPDFNQATQPLRGHLLPFGWLKFLLGKRKIDAARCILMGVLPEYRKMGIDMALVYRTMRAAFAKGITRGECSWILADNRAMNRILEGYGADCYKTYRVYEKKLG, from the coding sequence ATGGCCGTGAACATCGTCCCGGTCGGCAGCGACCGGAAGCTCCTCGATCGTTTCCTGAAGCTCCCCTACGACGTCTACGGCGACGACCCGCACGTGGTCTTTCCCCTGCTGGGCGAGCAGAAGAAGTTCTTCGACCATTCGGTCAATCCGTTCTTCGAGCACGCCGAGACCGAACTCTGGCTCGCCGTGCGCGACGGCCGCACCGTCGGCCGCATCGCCGCCTGCATCGATGCCACCAGCAACGCCCATCACCAGGAGAAGGTCGGCTTCTTCCGCTTCTACGAGGTCTTCGATGACGCCGAGGCCGCGGGCGCGCTGCTGTCCGTGGCTGCGGAGTGGATCCGGGCCCGCGGCATGGACACGATGCGCGGCCCCGGTTGCTTCACCTCGAACCACGACTGGTACGGCCTGCAGGTGGCCGGTCGCTTCGACCGCCCCATGATCGGCATGCCCTACAACCCCACCTACTACGAGAAGCACTTCACCGACTTCGGGCTGGCCGGGGCGCAGGACCTGTATGCGTGGTGGATGGAGACCGCCGGCGTGCTGCCGGGGAAGATGCAGGAACTGATCGACCGCGTGCTGGCGCGGCCCGGCCTGGTCATCCGGCCTTTCGACATGAAGAACTTCCTGGGCGAGGCGTCGCTCGTGCGTGAGCTGTACAACGCCTGCTGGAGCGCGAACTGGGGCTTCATCCCCCTGAGCGACGCCGAATTCGCGTACATGGCGAAAGACATGAAATCGATGGTCGACGCCGATTTCCTGCTCGTGGCCGAGATGGAAGGCAAGCCGGTGGGGTTCTCGCTGACCATCCCCGACTTCAACCAGGCCACGCAGCCGTTGCGCGGGCACCTGCTGCCTTTCGGCTGGCTGAAGTTCCTGCTCGGCAAGCGGAAGATCGATGCCGCGCGCTGCATCCTGATGGGGGTGCTGCCGGAGTACCGCAAAATGGGCATCGACATGGCCCTGGTCTACAGGACCATGCGGGCTGCTTTCGCCAAGGGCATCACGCGCGGCGAATGCTCGTGGATCCTGGCCGACAACCGGGCCATGAACCGCATCCTCGAAGGCTACGGCGCCGACTGCTACAAGACGTACCGCGTCTACGAGAAGAAGCTGGGATGA
- the metG gene encoding methionine--tRNA ligase has protein sequence MQTPSGKTFERTIVTSALPYANGDIHLGHLAGAYLPADIFVRYLRLRGEPVLYICGTDEYGVPITLAAEKLGISPKELVDRNYKSISGSFAEFGISFDNFSQTSRAVHTQTSQEFFLDLHAQGLLVQKSTKQFYSPTQQRFLADRYIEGTCPKCKSAGARGDQCEACGTSLDPTELIEPRNVLDNSPLELRDTTHWFLPLGRWQSKLETWLESHPEWKDNVRLYCRGWFQDKLDDRAVTRDLNWGVPVPLPDHDGKVFYVWFEAPIGYISATREWAAASGDPEAWRTWWQDPSSRLVHFIGKDNIFFHALMFPAMLMVHSADWVLPDNVPANEFLNLEGRKLSTSRGFAVWLPEYLAAFKTDPLRYTLARNLPETRDMNFTWEGFQARNNNELGNNFGNLINRVLTFIHKYFEGRVPQWSEAAMTDLDRQALAEVEADLANWAAALEKFEIKNAMEAAFHAGQVGNRYFDESAPFRSRKDDLVRCEQSLGVAIQILRLLAVMLAPVVPFAMEKVWAWLGLETPLWQGGWAETTRPIPAGRQLGTPEILFPRVEDDVIAREVERLKKLTGE, from the coding sequence GTGCAGACGCCCAGCGGCAAGACGTTCGAGCGGACCATCGTCACCAGCGCGCTCCCCTACGCGAACGGCGACATCCACCTGGGCCACCTGGCGGGCGCCTACCTGCCCGCCGACATCTTCGTGCGCTACCTGCGCCTGCGCGGCGAGCCGGTGCTCTACATCTGCGGAACCGACGAGTACGGCGTGCCCATCACGCTGGCGGCAGAGAAGCTGGGCATCTCGCCCAAGGAACTGGTCGACCGCAACTACAAGTCGATCAGCGGGAGCTTCGCCGAGTTCGGCATCTCGTTCGACAACTTCAGCCAGACCAGCCGCGCGGTGCACACGCAGACGAGCCAGGAATTCTTCCTCGACCTGCATGCGCAGGGACTGCTGGTGCAGAAGTCGACGAAGCAGTTCTACAGCCCGACCCAGCAGCGTTTCCTGGCCGACCGCTACATCGAGGGCACGTGCCCCAAGTGCAAGTCGGCCGGCGCGCGCGGCGACCAGTGCGAAGCCTGCGGAACGAGCCTCGATCCCACCGAGCTCATCGAGCCGCGCAACGTGCTCGACAACTCGCCGCTGGAGCTGCGCGACACCACGCACTGGTTCCTGCCGCTGGGCCGCTGGCAGTCGAAGCTGGAAACCTGGCTGGAGAGCCATCCCGAGTGGAAGGACAACGTGCGGCTCTACTGCCGCGGCTGGTTCCAGGACAAGCTCGACGACCGCGCCGTCACGCGCGACCTGAACTGGGGCGTGCCGGTGCCGCTGCCCGACCACGACGGCAAGGTGTTCTATGTCTGGTTCGAGGCGCCGATCGGCTACATCTCGGCCACGCGCGAGTGGGCGGCGGCTAGCGGCGATCCCGAGGCATGGCGCACGTGGTGGCAGGACCCCTCGTCGCGGCTGGTGCACTTCATCGGCAAGGACAACATCTTCTTCCATGCGCTGATGTTCCCGGCCATGCTGATGGTCCACAGCGCCGACTGGGTGCTGCCCGACAACGTGCCGGCCAACGAGTTCCTCAACCTCGAGGGCCGCAAGCTGTCGACCAGCCGCGGCTTCGCCGTGTGGCTGCCCGAGTACCTGGCCGCGTTCAAGACCGACCCGCTGCGCTACACGCTGGCGCGCAACCTGCCCGAGACGCGCGACATGAACTTCACCTGGGAGGGCTTCCAGGCGCGCAACAACAACGAACTGGGCAACAATTTCGGCAACCTGATCAACCGCGTGCTCACCTTCATCCACAAGTACTTCGAGGGCCGCGTGCCGCAATGGTCGGAAGCGGCGATGACCGACCTCGACCGCCAGGCGCTGGCCGAGGTTGAAGCCGACCTGGCGAACTGGGCTGCCGCGCTCGAGAAGTTCGAGATCAAGAACGCGATGGAGGCGGCCTTCCACGCCGGCCAGGTAGGCAACCGGTACTTCGACGAGTCGGCCCCGTTCCGCTCGCGCAAGGACGACCTCGTCCGCTGCGAGCAGAGCCTGGGAGTGGCGATCCAGATCCTGCGCCTGCTGGCCGTGATGCTGGCGCCGGTGGTGCCGTTCGCCATGGAGAAGGTCTGGGCCTGGCTGGGCCTCGAGACCCCGCTCTGGCAGGGCGGCTGGGCCGAGACGACCCGCCCCATCCCCGCGGGCCGGCAACTGGGCACGCCGGAGATCCTGTTCCCGCGCGTCGAGGACGACGTGATCGCGCGCGAAGTCGAACGCCTGAAGAAGCTGACCGGGGAGTAG